One Solanum lycopersicum chromosome 2, SLM_r2.1 genomic region harbors:
- the LOC101258812 gene encoding DNA mismatch repair protein MLH3 isoform X2, which yields MKFYPCDQSLKNSTSEMVSALLNVIEGTLGLYFSYDVNIPLREMGSIKRMPENIWSSIRSGVILYDFSRVVEELVFNSLDAGAAKVSVAVGIETCYVKVDDNGSGVSRDGLVLMGEKYATSKYSHSDDMHAFPASFGFKGEALSSISDFSLLEIVTKTHGRPNGYRKVLKGGKCLYLGIDDCRQDVGTTVIVRDVFYNQPVRRKQMHSNPKKVLHALKESLLRIALVHPSVSFKIVDIESEDDLLCTRASPSPLPLLSSEFGIHLSSLNKLNASDGSFKLSGYISDPDVYTVKVLQYFYINSRFVSKGPIHKLLNNTAMSFDRASDIEKRSRSQIYPLFMLNLNCPRSFYDFTLEPSKTSVEFKDWGPVLLFIEDTVANLWTESNSADIPVNHEIRKKRCRAQSCKDTLELLSPLPKKQIRECTVRRDIQSPQNTLWESASAKPDPGPGFLCQIESPSRLVDGSLAHCTVGVNWKSRCSVQPLSSNVSPTENYFLDNKFSASATSSYKSDCLLGSGWENESQTILVGKSTEDASFKESLELIDSSNMMHERRKPFMRSCSLRRSLIHDGTSFDSDEDVKFGKSDCRTKQNRLEDDYSVEFEVVHDVNRVLHQRPTRGKEIYFEKFSRCKTQSRALQRTKKISGDSEKSSLTKDILDEDDHLMDFFKQTENYRSGLPSFSPELSPLPAYPLLGSRSLDVNPYISENELETSVKHEVGVTYNSGNMQCNLLVPAINNMGKEDCLFSNPAKFDLDFYACSKEDLGCIGGLDPWDIYSSGPSESYYDGDDLSHTHSHGENLTNCLTPRAMLSSWVDGNSHKWNDAGSRGNTDKLIRKKSRSHSAPPFYQGKKKFFATSESSKTAAGNNIIKTVHDVPLMPETRAVRRLGDSTEAICSELPQQSSHQCDQSSTPSCGDGVYSDERLSVKMKLVDIWNSKLQTQGECISTRYGELKEEFAPTKETQSILDSGTKWRDFCPEITSGAGTKSRKNQDTVLNVTSGILHFLGDSLVPNTIDRNCLGGAKVLQQVDKKFIPIVGGTTLAIIDQHAADERIRLEELREKVLSGQKRTTTYLDSEQELVMPEIGYQLLHNYADQIQNWGWICNIHSQASKSFTRNLNLIHKQQTSVRLLAVPCILGVNLTDVDLLEFLQQLADTDGSSIVPPSVNRILNNKACRSAIMFGDALLPSECSLIVEELKQTSLCFQCAHGRPTTVPLVNLGSLHEQIAKLGSWSKGSSEAWHGLHRHAINLERAAKRLRSAVS from the exons ATGAAATTTTATCCTTGCGACCAGTCTCTCAAGAACTCTACTAGTGAAATG GTTTCGGCTCTGCTTAATGTCATAGAGGGGACTCTTGGTCTGTACTTCTCTTATGATGTCAATATACCATTGAG gGAGATGGGGAGCATTAAGCGAATGCCCGAGAATATTTGGAGCTCAATTCGGTCGGGCGTTATCTTGTATGATTTCTCAAGGGTTGTTGAGGAGTTGGTTTTCAACAGCCTCGATGCTGGTGCTGCCAAG GTATCTGTTGCTGTAGGCATTGAGACCTGCTACGTTAAGGTGGATGACAATG GATCTGGTGTTTCACGAGATGGACTGGTGCTGATGGGAGAAAAATATG CGACGTCAAAATACAGCCATTCAGATGATATGCATGCTTTCCCAGCAAGCTTTGGCTTTAAAGGAGAGGCTCTGAGCTCTATTTCTGACTTTTCTTTGTTGGAAATTGTTACTAAAACTCATGGGAGGCCAAATGGATATCGGAAAGTTTTGAAG GGAGGCAAGTGTTTGTACCTTGGAATTGACGATTGTAGACAAGATGTTGGTACAACAG tCATTGTTCGTGATGTATTTTACAACCAACCAGTTCGAAGGAAGCAAATGCACTCCAA CCCAAAGAAGGTGTTGCATGCTCTGAAAGAGTCTCTGCTAAGAATCGCCCTTGTTCATCCCAGTGTCTCCTTTAAAATTGTTGATATTGAAAG TGAGGATGACCTGCTTTGCACTCGTGCTTCTCCTTCTCCATTGCCGCTATTGTCCAGTGAGTTTGGAATTCATCTGAGTTCCCTTAACAAATTGAATGCAAGTGATGGTTCATTCAAGCTCTCAGGATACATTTCAGATCCTGATGTTTACACAGTGAAG GTCCTTCAATATTTCT ATATCAATTCAAGATTTGTTTCCAAAGGACCAATACATAAATTACTTAATAACACAGCTATGAGTTTTGACAGAGCTTCTGACATTGAGAAGCGAAGTAGATCTCAGATATATCCTCTGTTTATGCTGAACCTAAACTGTCCAAgatctttttatgattttactttGGAGCCTTCAAAGACCTCTGTGGAATTTAAG GATTGGGGCCCTGTCCTTCTCTTTATTGAGGATACTGTTGCGAATCTCTGGACTGAAAGTAACTCTGCTG ATATACCTGTGAATCATGAGATCAGGAAAAAGAGGTGCAGGGCTCAGAGTTGCAAAGATACACTTGAACTTCTTTCCCCGCTGCCAAAGAAACAGATCAGAGAGTGCACTGTCAGGAGAGATATTCAATCTCCGCAGAATACTCTGTGGGAAAGTGCTTCTGCGAAACCTGATCCTGGGCCCGGGTTCCTCTGTCAGATTGAAAGTCCAAGTCGGTTAGTTGATGGATCTCTTGCTCATTGCACAGTTGGTGTAAACTGGAAATCCAGATGCTCTGTGCAACCCCTTTCATCTAATGTTTCACCTACAGAGAATTATTTCCTGGATAACAAATTCAGTGCTTCAGCTACCTCCAGTTATAAATCAGACTGCCTGCTAGGTTCAGGATGGGAGAACGAGTCTCAAACAATTTTAGTTGGCAAATCAACAGAGGATGCCTCATTTAAGGAGTCTCTTGAACTTATTGACAGTTCAAATATGATGCATGAGAGAAGGAAACCATTCATGCGTAGCTGTTCTTTGCGCAGAAGCCTGATACATGATGGAACATCTTTTGATAGTGATGAAGACGTTAAGTTTGGAAAAAGTGACTGCAGAACTAAACAAAATCGCCTTGAAGATGATTATAGTGTTGAATTTGAAGTTGTTCATGATGTTAACCGGGTCTTACATCAAAGGCCTACTAGAGGCAAggaaatatattttgagaaGTTCTCCAGGTGCAAAACACAGAGCAGGGCATTGCAGcggacaaaaaaaatttcaggTGATTCAGAAAAGTCTTCTTTAACCAAGGACATTCTAGATGAAGATGATCATCTTATGGACTTCTTTAAACAGACTGAAAACTATCGTTCTGGCCTACCATCTTTTAGTCCAGAACTATCTCCTCTGCCAGCATATCCCTTGCTCGGGAGCAGATCTCTAGATGTTAATCCTTACATCTCTGAAAATGAGCTTGAAACTTCTGTTAAACATGAAGTTGGTGTCACGTATAATTCTGGAAACATGCAATGTAATCTCTTGGTTCCAGCCATAAATAATATGGGAAAAGAGGACTGCTTGTTTTCAAATCCTGCAAAGTTTGATCTTGATTTTTATGCTTGTTCTAAAGAGGATTTGGGCTGTATAGGGGGACTTGATCCGTGGGACATTTATAGTTCAGGTCCTTCTGAATCCTATTATGATGGAGATGATTTGTCACATACACATTCTCATGGTGAAAATCTTACTAATTGTTTGACACCACGAGCTATGCTCTCCTCTTGGGTGGATGGGAATTCGCATAAATGGAATGATGCTGGGAGTCGAGGTAACACAGATAAGCTTATAAGGAAGAAGAGTAGAAGTCATTCAGCTCCTCCATTTTATCAAGGCAAGAAGAAGTTTTTTGCCACGAGCGAGTCTTCAAAAACGGCAGCAGGAAATAACATTATTAAGACTGTTCATGATGTGCCACTCATGCCAG AAACTAGAGCAGTAAGAAGACTGGGGGATTCTACAGAAGCTATCTGCTCGGAGCTTCCACAGCAGTCATCCCATCAATGTGATCAATCTTCCACCCCAAGTTGTGGTGATGGTGTTTATTCTGATGAAAG GCTAAGTGTTAAAATGAAACTTGTTGACATCTGGAATAGCAAATTACAAACTCAAGGAGAGTGCATAAGTACACGCTATGGGGAGTTAAAAGAAG AATTTGCACCAACAAAAGAAACTCAAAGTATCTTAGATTCTGGGACAAAATGGAGGGACTTCTGTCCAGAGATTACA AGCGGCGCTGGAACAAAGAGTCGTAAGAATCAGGATACTGTACTCAATGTCACTTCTGGCATATTGCATTTTCTTGGTGATTCATTGGTTCCTAATACCATTGATAGAAACTGCCTGGGTGGTGCCAAAGTACTCCAACAGGTTGATAAGAAGTTTATTCCGATTGTGGGCGGCACAACACTTGCTATAATTGATCAG CATGCTGCAGACGAGCGAATTCGTTTGGAAGAACTGCGTGAGAAG GTTCTATCTGGacaaaaaagaacaacaacCTATCTTGATTCCGAGCAAGAATTG GTCATGCCTGAAATTGGTTATCAATTATTACACAACTATGCTGACCAAATTCAAAACTGGGGTTGGATCTGCAACATTCATTCTCAAGCTTCAAAATCATTTACCAG GAACTTGAATCTGATTCACAAGCAGCAAACATCTGTCAGGCTTCTTGCG GTTCCCTGTATTCTGGGTGTTAATCTAACAGATGTGGATCTGTTAGAATTTCTTCAACAG CTTGCTGACACAGATGGATCATCAATAGTACCTCCATCAGTGAATCGTATCCTGAATAACAAGGCTTGCAGGA GCGCAATTATGTTTGGAGATGCATTGTTGCCTTCAGAGTGTTCTCTCATT
- the LOC101258812 gene encoding DNA mismatch repair protein MLH3 isoform X8 codes for MKFYPCDQSLKNSTSEMVSALLNVIEGTLGLYFSYDVNIPLREMGSIKRMPENIWSSIRSGVILYDFSRVVEELVFNSLDAGAAKVSVAVGIETCYVKVDDNGSGVSRDGLVLMGEKYATSKYSHSDDMHAFPASFGFKGEALSSISDFSLLEIVTKTHGRPNGYRKVLKGGKCLYLGIDDCRQDVGTTVIVRDVFYNQPVRRKQMHSNPKKVLHALKESLLRIALVHPSVSFKIVDIESEDDLLCTRASPSPLPLLSSEFGIHLSSLNKLNASDGSFKLSGYISDPDVYTVKVLQYFYINSRFVSKGPIHKLLNNTAMSFDRASDIEKRSRSQIYPLFMLNLNCPRSFYDFTLEPSKTSVEFKDWGPVLLFIEDTVANLWTESNSADIPVNHEIRKKRCRAQSCKDTLELLSPLPKKQIRECTVRRDIQSPQNTLWESASAKPDPGPGFLCQIESPSRLVDGSLAHCTVGVNWKSRCSVQPLSSNVSPTENYFLDNKFSASATSSYKSDCLLGSGWENESQTILVGKSTEDASFKESLELIDSSNMMHERRKPFMRSCSLRRSLIHDGTSFDSDEDVKFGKSDCRTKQNRLEDDYSVEFEVVHDVNRVLHQRPTRGKEIYFEKFSRCKTQSRALQRTKKISGDSEKSSLTKDILDEDDHLMDFFKQTENYRSGLPSFSPELSPLPAYPLLGSRSLDVNPYISENELETSVKHEVGVTYNSGNMQCNLLVPAINNMGKEDCLFSNPAKFDLDFYACSKEDLGCIGGLDPWDIYSSGPSESYYDGDDLSHTHSHGENLTNCLTPRAMLSSWVDGNSHKWNDAGSRGNTDKLIRKKSRSHSAPPFYQGKKKFFATSESSKTAAGNNIIKTVHDVPLMPETRAVRRLGDSTEAICSELPQQSSHQCDQSSTPSCGDGVYSDERLSVKMKLVDIWNSKLQTQGECISTRYGELKEEFAPTKETQSILDSGTKWRDFCPEITSGAGTKSRKNQDTVLNVTSGILHFLGDSLVPNTIDRNCLGGAKVLQQVDKKFIPIVGGTTLAIIDQHAADERIRLEELREKVLSGQKRTTTYLDSEQELVMPEIGYQLLHNYADQIQNWGWICNIHSQASKSFTSRNLNLIHKQQTSVRLLAD; via the exons ATGAAATTTTATCCTTGCGACCAGTCTCTCAAGAACTCTACTAGTGAAATG GTTTCGGCTCTGCTTAATGTCATAGAGGGGACTCTTGGTCTGTACTTCTCTTATGATGTCAATATACCATTGAG gGAGATGGGGAGCATTAAGCGAATGCCCGAGAATATTTGGAGCTCAATTCGGTCGGGCGTTATCTTGTATGATTTCTCAAGGGTTGTTGAGGAGTTGGTTTTCAACAGCCTCGATGCTGGTGCTGCCAAG GTATCTGTTGCTGTAGGCATTGAGACCTGCTACGTTAAGGTGGATGACAATG GATCTGGTGTTTCACGAGATGGACTGGTGCTGATGGGAGAAAAATATG CGACGTCAAAATACAGCCATTCAGATGATATGCATGCTTTCCCAGCAAGCTTTGGCTTTAAAGGAGAGGCTCTGAGCTCTATTTCTGACTTTTCTTTGTTGGAAATTGTTACTAAAACTCATGGGAGGCCAAATGGATATCGGAAAGTTTTGAAG GGAGGCAAGTGTTTGTACCTTGGAATTGACGATTGTAGACAAGATGTTGGTACAACAG tCATTGTTCGTGATGTATTTTACAACCAACCAGTTCGAAGGAAGCAAATGCACTCCAA CCCAAAGAAGGTGTTGCATGCTCTGAAAGAGTCTCTGCTAAGAATCGCCCTTGTTCATCCCAGTGTCTCCTTTAAAATTGTTGATATTGAAAG TGAGGATGACCTGCTTTGCACTCGTGCTTCTCCTTCTCCATTGCCGCTATTGTCCAGTGAGTTTGGAATTCATCTGAGTTCCCTTAACAAATTGAATGCAAGTGATGGTTCATTCAAGCTCTCAGGATACATTTCAGATCCTGATGTTTACACAGTGAAG GTCCTTCAATATTTCT ATATCAATTCAAGATTTGTTTCCAAAGGACCAATACATAAATTACTTAATAACACAGCTATGAGTTTTGACAGAGCTTCTGACATTGAGAAGCGAAGTAGATCTCAGATATATCCTCTGTTTATGCTGAACCTAAACTGTCCAAgatctttttatgattttactttGGAGCCTTCAAAGACCTCTGTGGAATTTAAG GATTGGGGCCCTGTCCTTCTCTTTATTGAGGATACTGTTGCGAATCTCTGGACTGAAAGTAACTCTGCTG ATATACCTGTGAATCATGAGATCAGGAAAAAGAGGTGCAGGGCTCAGAGTTGCAAAGATACACTTGAACTTCTTTCCCCGCTGCCAAAGAAACAGATCAGAGAGTGCACTGTCAGGAGAGATATTCAATCTCCGCAGAATACTCTGTGGGAAAGTGCTTCTGCGAAACCTGATCCTGGGCCCGGGTTCCTCTGTCAGATTGAAAGTCCAAGTCGGTTAGTTGATGGATCTCTTGCTCATTGCACAGTTGGTGTAAACTGGAAATCCAGATGCTCTGTGCAACCCCTTTCATCTAATGTTTCACCTACAGAGAATTATTTCCTGGATAACAAATTCAGTGCTTCAGCTACCTCCAGTTATAAATCAGACTGCCTGCTAGGTTCAGGATGGGAGAACGAGTCTCAAACAATTTTAGTTGGCAAATCAACAGAGGATGCCTCATTTAAGGAGTCTCTTGAACTTATTGACAGTTCAAATATGATGCATGAGAGAAGGAAACCATTCATGCGTAGCTGTTCTTTGCGCAGAAGCCTGATACATGATGGAACATCTTTTGATAGTGATGAAGACGTTAAGTTTGGAAAAAGTGACTGCAGAACTAAACAAAATCGCCTTGAAGATGATTATAGTGTTGAATTTGAAGTTGTTCATGATGTTAACCGGGTCTTACATCAAAGGCCTACTAGAGGCAAggaaatatattttgagaaGTTCTCCAGGTGCAAAACACAGAGCAGGGCATTGCAGcggacaaaaaaaatttcaggTGATTCAGAAAAGTCTTCTTTAACCAAGGACATTCTAGATGAAGATGATCATCTTATGGACTTCTTTAAACAGACTGAAAACTATCGTTCTGGCCTACCATCTTTTAGTCCAGAACTATCTCCTCTGCCAGCATATCCCTTGCTCGGGAGCAGATCTCTAGATGTTAATCCTTACATCTCTGAAAATGAGCTTGAAACTTCTGTTAAACATGAAGTTGGTGTCACGTATAATTCTGGAAACATGCAATGTAATCTCTTGGTTCCAGCCATAAATAATATGGGAAAAGAGGACTGCTTGTTTTCAAATCCTGCAAAGTTTGATCTTGATTTTTATGCTTGTTCTAAAGAGGATTTGGGCTGTATAGGGGGACTTGATCCGTGGGACATTTATAGTTCAGGTCCTTCTGAATCCTATTATGATGGAGATGATTTGTCACATACACATTCTCATGGTGAAAATCTTACTAATTGTTTGACACCACGAGCTATGCTCTCCTCTTGGGTGGATGGGAATTCGCATAAATGGAATGATGCTGGGAGTCGAGGTAACACAGATAAGCTTATAAGGAAGAAGAGTAGAAGTCATTCAGCTCCTCCATTTTATCAAGGCAAGAAGAAGTTTTTTGCCACGAGCGAGTCTTCAAAAACGGCAGCAGGAAATAACATTATTAAGACTGTTCATGATGTGCCACTCATGCCAG AAACTAGAGCAGTAAGAAGACTGGGGGATTCTACAGAAGCTATCTGCTCGGAGCTTCCACAGCAGTCATCCCATCAATGTGATCAATCTTCCACCCCAAGTTGTGGTGATGGTGTTTATTCTGATGAAAG GCTAAGTGTTAAAATGAAACTTGTTGACATCTGGAATAGCAAATTACAAACTCAAGGAGAGTGCATAAGTACACGCTATGGGGAGTTAAAAGAAG AATTTGCACCAACAAAAGAAACTCAAAGTATCTTAGATTCTGGGACAAAATGGAGGGACTTCTGTCCAGAGATTACA AGCGGCGCTGGAACAAAGAGTCGTAAGAATCAGGATACTGTACTCAATGTCACTTCTGGCATATTGCATTTTCTTGGTGATTCATTGGTTCCTAATACCATTGATAGAAACTGCCTGGGTGGTGCCAAAGTACTCCAACAGGTTGATAAGAAGTTTATTCCGATTGTGGGCGGCACAACACTTGCTATAATTGATCAG CATGCTGCAGACGAGCGAATTCGTTTGGAAGAACTGCGTGAGAAG GTTCTATCTGGacaaaaaagaacaacaacCTATCTTGATTCCGAGCAAGAATTG GTCATGCCTGAAATTGGTTATCAATTATTACACAACTATGCTGACCAAATTCAAAACTGGGGTTGGATCTGCAACATTCATTCTCAAGCTTCAAAATCATTTACCAG CAGGAACTTGAATCTGATTCACAAGCAGCAAACATCTGTCAGGCTTCTTGCG GATTAG
- the LOC101258812 gene encoding DNA mismatch repair protein MLH3 isoform X9 — translation MKFYPCDQSLKNSTSEMVSALLNVIEGTLGLYFSYDVNIPLREMGSIKRMPENIWSSIRSGVILYDFSRVVEELVFNSLDAGAAKVSVAVGIETCYVKVDDNGSGVSRDGLVLMGEKYATSKYSHSDDMHAFPASFGFKGEALSSISDFSLLEIVTKTHGRPNGYRKVLKGGKCLYLGIDDCRQDVGTTVIVRDVFYNQPVRRKQMHSNPKKVLHALKESLLRIALVHPSVSFKIVDIESEDDLLCTRASPSPLPLLSSEFGIHLSSLNKLNASDGSFKLSGYISDPDVYTVKVLQYFYINSRFVSKGPIHKLLNNTAMSFDRASDIEKRSRSQIYPLFMLNLNCPRSFYDFTLEPSKTSVEFKDWGPVLLFIEDTVANLWTESNSADIPVNHEIRKKRCRAQSCKDTLELLSPLPKKQIRECTVRRDIQSPQNTLWESASAKPDPGPGFLCQIESPSRLVDGSLAHCTVGVNWKSRCSVQPLSSNVSPTENYFLDNKFSASATSSYKSDCLLGSGWENESQTILVGKSTEDASFKESLELIDSSNMMHERRKPFMRSCSLRRSLIHDGTSFDSDEDVKFGKSDCRTKQNRLEDDYSVEFEVVHDVNRVLHQRPTRGKEIYFEKFSRCKTQSRALQRTKKISGDSEKSSLTKDILDEDDHLMDFFKQTENYRSGLPSFSPELSPLPAYPLLGSRSLDVNPYISENELETSVKHEVGVTYNSGNMQCNLLVPAINNMGKEDCLFSNPAKFDLDFYACSKEDLGCIGGLDPWDIYSSGPSESYYDGDDLSHTHSHGENLTNCLTPRAMLSSWVDGNSHKWNDAGSRGNTDKLIRKKSRSHSAPPFYQGKKKFFATSESSKTAAGNNIIKTVHDVPLMPETRAVRRLGDSTEAICSELPQQSSHQCDQSSTPSCGDGVYSDERLSVKMKLVDIWNSKLQTQGECISTRYGELKEEFAPTKETQSILDSGTKWRDFCPEITSGAGTKSRKNQDTVLNVTSGILHFLGDSLVPNTIDRNCLGGAKVLQQVDKKFIPIVGGTTLAIIDQHAADERIRLEELREKVLSGQKRTTTYLDSEQELVMPEIGYQLLHNYADQIQNWGWICNIHSQASKSFTRNLNLIHKQQTSVRLLAD, via the exons ATGAAATTTTATCCTTGCGACCAGTCTCTCAAGAACTCTACTAGTGAAATG GTTTCGGCTCTGCTTAATGTCATAGAGGGGACTCTTGGTCTGTACTTCTCTTATGATGTCAATATACCATTGAG gGAGATGGGGAGCATTAAGCGAATGCCCGAGAATATTTGGAGCTCAATTCGGTCGGGCGTTATCTTGTATGATTTCTCAAGGGTTGTTGAGGAGTTGGTTTTCAACAGCCTCGATGCTGGTGCTGCCAAG GTATCTGTTGCTGTAGGCATTGAGACCTGCTACGTTAAGGTGGATGACAATG GATCTGGTGTTTCACGAGATGGACTGGTGCTGATGGGAGAAAAATATG CGACGTCAAAATACAGCCATTCAGATGATATGCATGCTTTCCCAGCAAGCTTTGGCTTTAAAGGAGAGGCTCTGAGCTCTATTTCTGACTTTTCTTTGTTGGAAATTGTTACTAAAACTCATGGGAGGCCAAATGGATATCGGAAAGTTTTGAAG GGAGGCAAGTGTTTGTACCTTGGAATTGACGATTGTAGACAAGATGTTGGTACAACAG tCATTGTTCGTGATGTATTTTACAACCAACCAGTTCGAAGGAAGCAAATGCACTCCAA CCCAAAGAAGGTGTTGCATGCTCTGAAAGAGTCTCTGCTAAGAATCGCCCTTGTTCATCCCAGTGTCTCCTTTAAAATTGTTGATATTGAAAG TGAGGATGACCTGCTTTGCACTCGTGCTTCTCCTTCTCCATTGCCGCTATTGTCCAGTGAGTTTGGAATTCATCTGAGTTCCCTTAACAAATTGAATGCAAGTGATGGTTCATTCAAGCTCTCAGGATACATTTCAGATCCTGATGTTTACACAGTGAAG GTCCTTCAATATTTCT ATATCAATTCAAGATTTGTTTCCAAAGGACCAATACATAAATTACTTAATAACACAGCTATGAGTTTTGACAGAGCTTCTGACATTGAGAAGCGAAGTAGATCTCAGATATATCCTCTGTTTATGCTGAACCTAAACTGTCCAAgatctttttatgattttactttGGAGCCTTCAAAGACCTCTGTGGAATTTAAG GATTGGGGCCCTGTCCTTCTCTTTATTGAGGATACTGTTGCGAATCTCTGGACTGAAAGTAACTCTGCTG ATATACCTGTGAATCATGAGATCAGGAAAAAGAGGTGCAGGGCTCAGAGTTGCAAAGATACACTTGAACTTCTTTCCCCGCTGCCAAAGAAACAGATCAGAGAGTGCACTGTCAGGAGAGATATTCAATCTCCGCAGAATACTCTGTGGGAAAGTGCTTCTGCGAAACCTGATCCTGGGCCCGGGTTCCTCTGTCAGATTGAAAGTCCAAGTCGGTTAGTTGATGGATCTCTTGCTCATTGCACAGTTGGTGTAAACTGGAAATCCAGATGCTCTGTGCAACCCCTTTCATCTAATGTTTCACCTACAGAGAATTATTTCCTGGATAACAAATTCAGTGCTTCAGCTACCTCCAGTTATAAATCAGACTGCCTGCTAGGTTCAGGATGGGAGAACGAGTCTCAAACAATTTTAGTTGGCAAATCAACAGAGGATGCCTCATTTAAGGAGTCTCTTGAACTTATTGACAGTTCAAATATGATGCATGAGAGAAGGAAACCATTCATGCGTAGCTGTTCTTTGCGCAGAAGCCTGATACATGATGGAACATCTTTTGATAGTGATGAAGACGTTAAGTTTGGAAAAAGTGACTGCAGAACTAAACAAAATCGCCTTGAAGATGATTATAGTGTTGAATTTGAAGTTGTTCATGATGTTAACCGGGTCTTACATCAAAGGCCTACTAGAGGCAAggaaatatattttgagaaGTTCTCCAGGTGCAAAACACAGAGCAGGGCATTGCAGcggacaaaaaaaatttcaggTGATTCAGAAAAGTCTTCTTTAACCAAGGACATTCTAGATGAAGATGATCATCTTATGGACTTCTTTAAACAGACTGAAAACTATCGTTCTGGCCTACCATCTTTTAGTCCAGAACTATCTCCTCTGCCAGCATATCCCTTGCTCGGGAGCAGATCTCTAGATGTTAATCCTTACATCTCTGAAAATGAGCTTGAAACTTCTGTTAAACATGAAGTTGGTGTCACGTATAATTCTGGAAACATGCAATGTAATCTCTTGGTTCCAGCCATAAATAATATGGGAAAAGAGGACTGCTTGTTTTCAAATCCTGCAAAGTTTGATCTTGATTTTTATGCTTGTTCTAAAGAGGATTTGGGCTGTATAGGGGGACTTGATCCGTGGGACATTTATAGTTCAGGTCCTTCTGAATCCTATTATGATGGAGATGATTTGTCACATACACATTCTCATGGTGAAAATCTTACTAATTGTTTGACACCACGAGCTATGCTCTCCTCTTGGGTGGATGGGAATTCGCATAAATGGAATGATGCTGGGAGTCGAGGTAACACAGATAAGCTTATAAGGAAGAAGAGTAGAAGTCATTCAGCTCCTCCATTTTATCAAGGCAAGAAGAAGTTTTTTGCCACGAGCGAGTCTTCAAAAACGGCAGCAGGAAATAACATTATTAAGACTGTTCATGATGTGCCACTCATGCCAG AAACTAGAGCAGTAAGAAGACTGGGGGATTCTACAGAAGCTATCTGCTCGGAGCTTCCACAGCAGTCATCCCATCAATGTGATCAATCTTCCACCCCAAGTTGTGGTGATGGTGTTTATTCTGATGAAAG GCTAAGTGTTAAAATGAAACTTGTTGACATCTGGAATAGCAAATTACAAACTCAAGGAGAGTGCATAAGTACACGCTATGGGGAGTTAAAAGAAG AATTTGCACCAACAAAAGAAACTCAAAGTATCTTAGATTCTGGGACAAAATGGAGGGACTTCTGTCCAGAGATTACA AGCGGCGCTGGAACAAAGAGTCGTAAGAATCAGGATACTGTACTCAATGTCACTTCTGGCATATTGCATTTTCTTGGTGATTCATTGGTTCCTAATACCATTGATAGAAACTGCCTGGGTGGTGCCAAAGTACTCCAACAGGTTGATAAGAAGTTTATTCCGATTGTGGGCGGCACAACACTTGCTATAATTGATCAG CATGCTGCAGACGAGCGAATTCGTTTGGAAGAACTGCGTGAGAAG GTTCTATCTGGacaaaaaagaacaacaacCTATCTTGATTCCGAGCAAGAATTG GTCATGCCTGAAATTGGTTATCAATTATTACACAACTATGCTGACCAAATTCAAAACTGGGGTTGGATCTGCAACATTCATTCTCAAGCTTCAAAATCATTTACCAG GAACTTGAATCTGATTCACAAGCAGCAAACATCTGTCAGGCTTCTTGCG GATTAG